Proteins encoded in a region of the Mucispirillum schaedleri ASF457 genome:
- the trbG gene encoding P-type conjugative transfer protein TrbG, with protein sequence MKMKANKIILIVLLIIFISIKDSYSQTIGEILSSSESSISASINLSSNEKKALQIVNEWTKGNRVSPITKGNNGEIEMIYGLSQPHILTAILQVTDIQFEQGETITSIHLGDTARWSMEHIKANTIYGYQDHIIVKPKDINLLTSLVVVTDKRTYHLQLKSTERQYYPMVKFHYPSSLIVRSNREEMTVKTKEISMKDITTGSYLKDLSFGYTIKGNAKFKPVRVYNDGLKTIVELPRTINSSNIPILMTLEPESKKPVIVNYRYQNNKFIVDAVFDKAILISGVGSKQKKITLIREVE encoded by the coding sequence ATGAAGATGAAAGCAAATAAAATAATACTAATAGTATTGCTAATAATATTTATTTCTATAAAGGATAGTTATTCTCAAACAATAGGAGAAATATTATCAAGTTCAGAGTCAAGCATAAGTGCAAGTATTAACCTTTCATCTAATGAAAAAAAAGCATTACAGATAGTAAATGAATGGACAAAAGGTAATAGAGTTTCACCTATAACAAAAGGCAATAATGGTGAAATTGAAATGATTTATGGTTTATCACAACCACATATATTAACAGCTATATTGCAGGTTACAGATATACAGTTTGAGCAAGGTGAAACAATTACATCAATTCATTTAGGTGATACTGCTAGATGGAGTATGGAGCATATAAAAGCAAACACTATTTATGGTTATCAAGACCATATAATAGTCAAGCCAAAAGATATAAATTTATTAACATCTTTGGTGGTAGTAACAGATAAAAGAACATACCATTTGCAGCTTAAAAGCACTGAACGGCAGTATTATCCTATGGTTAAATTTCATTATCCATCAAGCCTTATAGTTAGAAGCAATAGAGAAGAAATGACAGTAAAAACAAAAGAAATATCTATGAAAGACATAACGACTGGCTCTTATTTAAAAGATTTAAGTTTTGGATACACTATAAAAGGCAATGCAAAATTTAAGCCAGTAAGGGTATATAATGATGGTTTAAAAACCATTGTAGAACTACCAAGAACTATTAATTCAAGCAATATACCAATACTTATGACATTAGAGCCAGAGAGCAAAAAACCAGTTATTGTAAATTACAGGTATCAAAATAATAAATTTATTGTAGATGCTGTATTTGATAAAGCTATTTTAATTTCTGGTGTAGGAAGTAAACAAAAGAAAATAACACTTATCAGAGAGGTAGAATAA
- a CDS encoding P-type conjugative transfer protein TrbJ: protein MKKLICFIVVMSFIMVSKSDAVMLTEDVANLPHNILTGVNTMQSITEAVKQYKLLMDEYKMMAKNMAAPYFWVFNEVKNFDKNINKYKEQYKKYGDKAVWEEHFASLLDPDTYATSPCFKFGGCSPEENAKMRANRELALKNAAEVSRNFVNRFNELSDEYKKRLSIIEKVSKNSEQADGQLKAIGASNEYLHTLNSAIVELTAKFDTFLDAYNAMNMIEIEKHRRTDAMLNNQHNKVNINMPTDNRLLFLDIMKPTGFR from the coding sequence ATGAAAAAGTTAATATGTTTTATTGTAGTAATGTCATTTATTATGGTTTCTAAAAGCGATGCTGTTATGCTTACCGAAGATGTAGCTAATCTGCCACATAATATTTTGACTGGTGTCAATACAATGCAATCTATTACAGAAGCAGTTAAGCAGTATAAGCTTTTAATGGACGAATACAAGATGATGGCAAAAAATATGGCAGCACCTTATTTTTGGGTTTTTAATGAAGTTAAAAACTTTGATAAAAATATTAATAAGTATAAAGAGCAGTATAAAAAGTATGGAGATAAGGCTGTATGGGAAGAGCATTTTGCTTCGCTTTTAGACCCTGATACATATGCAACAAGTCCATGTTTTAAATTTGGTGGCTGTTCACCAGAAGAAAATGCAAAAATGAGAGCTAATAGAGAGCTGGCTCTAAAAAATGCAGCAGAGGTAAGCAGGAACTTTGTAAATAGATTTAATGAATTATCAGATGAATATAAAAAAAGGCTTAGCATTATTGAAAAAGTATCAAAGAACAGCGAACAGGCAGATGGTCAATTAAAAGCTATTGGAGCAAGTAACGAGTATTTGCATACATTAAATTCTGCTATTGTAGAATTAACTGCAAAGTTTGATACTTTTCTTGATGCATACAATGCTATGAATATGATTGAAATAGAAAAGCATAGAAGAACAGATGCTATGCTAAATAACCAGCATAATAAAGTAAATATCAATATGCCAACTGATAACAGGCTGTTATTTCTGGATATTATGAAACCTACAGGTTTTAGATAA
- a CDS encoding TrbI/VirB10 family protein, which yields MAYLDGRIKQVLNAISVKKLTNTPKIAIILFLLIVFGLTLLVILNADKRTKGEIQTTELKVEETEEYDDKFVKNQADLLGYDENDGSNKPKNLKKEEYEKIFAQDPAFQYSKSSSNSENSEYLETDFLKEAGLSVEDEKKADEILSLLEEKTDIAKDTPALPVLILLDKNTYAYGVAGSDEQYPSGLKPDNIMRTAYLTPEQKQAMKEAQLAEAQAKYQELQDALKSPTKVVDKSDENKKVQNEQEVSMPSYADNLKTAMEYANTMRQEQESKPKDVLDIDDGFTLNAQIKKARQGEIKTGFVIPATLLTEIESALKGMVIGQVRQSVFDTATGDMLLIPQGTKLIGDYQSDVQFGAKRIFVSWKRLVFPNGSSIDLGNMPGADMAGTSGFKDKYDSHFWKMFGNALLFSFVLAGVNMTQSPDLINQFIPVIGRNATSSLSESVGQSLGETLSQMIQKNLNLAPDITIRSGYLFNIMITKDFVLPEYIE from the coding sequence ATGGCTTATTTAGATGGTCGTATCAAGCAGGTCTTAAATGCTATTAGTGTAAAGAAATTAACTAATACTCCAAAAATAGCAATCATATTGTTTTTATTAATAGTGTTTGGTTTAACATTACTTGTAATTTTAAATGCTGATAAAAGGACAAAAGGTGAAATTCAAACAACAGAATTAAAAGTAGAAGAAACAGAAGAATATGATGATAAATTTGTAAAAAATCAAGCTGACCTTTTAGGATATGACGAAAATGATGGTAGTAATAAACCTAAAAATTTAAAAAAAGAAGAATATGAAAAGATATTTGCACAAGACCCAGCTTTTCAATATTCAAAATCAAGTAGTAATTCAGAAAATAGTGAATATTTAGAAACTGATTTTTTAAAAGAAGCAGGACTTAGTGTAGAAGATGAAAAAAAGGCTGATGAAATATTATCATTACTTGAAGAAAAAACAGATATAGCAAAAGATACCCCAGCACTACCTGTATTAATATTACTTGATAAAAACACATATGCTTATGGTGTTGCTGGAAGTGATGAACAATATCCAAGTGGCTTAAAGCCAGATAATATTATGCGGACAGCATATTTAACACCAGAGCAAAAACAGGCAATGAAGGAAGCACAGCTTGCAGAAGCTCAGGCAAAATATCAAGAATTACAAGATGCTCTAAAAAGTCCTACAAAAGTTGTTGATAAAAGTGATGAAAATAAAAAAGTTCAAAACGAGCAGGAAGTATCCATGCCATCATATGCTGATAATCTAAAAACTGCTATGGAATATGCAAATACTATGAGACAGGAACAAGAAAGTAAACCAAAAGATGTTTTAGATATTGATGACGGCTTTACATTAAATGCACAAATCAAAAAAGCAAGGCAGGGAGAAATAAAAACTGGTTTTGTTATACCTGCTACACTGCTGACAGAAATAGAAAGTGCATTAAAAGGTATGGTTATTGGACAAGTAAGGCAGTCAGTGTTTGATACGGCAACAGGAGATATGCTTTTAATTCCACAAGGGACAAAATTAATAGGAGATTATCAATCAGATGTTCAATTTGGAGCAAAGAGGATTTTTGTAAGCTGGAAACGGCTTGTATTTCCTAATGGTTCATCCATTGATTTAGGAAATATGCCAGGAGCTGATATGGCTGGTACATCAGGATTTAAGGATAAATATGACAGCCACTTTTGGAAAATGTTTGGTAATGCTTTATTGTTCAGTTTTGTGCTTGCTGGTGTGAATATGACACAAAGCCCTGATTTAATTAATCAGTTTATCCCAGTTATTGGCAGAAATGCAACAAGCTCTTTAAGTGAAAGTGTTGGTCAGTCATTAGGTGAAACATTATCACAGATGATACAGAAAAATTTAAATTTAGCCCCTGATATAACAATCAGGTCTGGTTATCTTTTTAATATAATGATTACAAAAGATTTTGTTTTACCAGAATATATTGAATAA
- a CDS encoding PKD domain-containing protein — translation MKLFFKNLKQYQLKTIPKLIILSLAVVITAFMYACDKGTDSVDFEHYLDANDRRIVHFNAKGKSDYGDFEYQWQFGDGSVGTGKEITHEFGDFGKFTVILTATIEKSNIETSIVKEIEVVIPKITGLDFEVTPDKKNPRLYNFRAVSNTDYGNIEYDWDFGDGMTTSGDNVQYGFEYFGDYEVSLKATISEYEKVSSVSKQFVKVAAPSITRLDIYAVQDDYNPFLYHFKPIAESSWGTLAYEWSFGDGKYAYDEEVQNIYSNYASYAVKVKATIKETGTVKELVKTIEVEQPIFKHYEITYTVDPNDPLKVYFTIENKDGESEDMSQQDSFRWEFSDGNTASGLRVNYRYESYGEKTVYVTLRTAQQTQKTLTKTFTLETPAIKNIKPSGKPSYKAGNIVQYNVVADSEFEDEIEYKWEFNDGTIKSGRIVERDMSYWADIEAGTPGQIKEEVYVTASIPRLNVKVRDLYEIYVIKPSIKNVGINCVNNGYVTNEFICSPNDNGTFPTIAGGGGGKIEYEWVFNGQSYNGANQRFKVDSLAEYPLTLIATIENTNITKQDRISLKTVGKEPYISCYTQPVEDTAENALLTTCTPTYDTNFYTNVRIKWDFGDGSQPYNTLDREKQTHRYKKAGVYPVKITFLSTQSGNEKMYAETEALAMVKPVASGRIWKSSYQTGGANKCGNIYYYFYRGYFDNNFHLFNQDDFTITNEFNASGSCECQGVKGTNNVWYSNGKEIQGGCWGNYNSQTIKTTICKKGTTNIDYECVSNFDN, via the coding sequence ATGAAATTATTTTTTAAAAACTTAAAACAATATCAACTTAAAACTATTCCTAAATTGATTATTTTAAGTTTAGCAGTAGTCATAACAGCTTTTATGTATGCTTGTGATAAAGGAACAGACAGTGTGGATTTTGAGCATTATTTAGATGCTAACGACCGCCGTATAGTTCATTTTAATGCAAAAGGTAAAAGTGATTATGGTGATTTTGAGTATCAATGGCAATTTGGAGATGGTTCAGTTGGCACAGGTAAAGAAATAACTCATGAGTTTGGTGATTTTGGTAAATTTACTGTAATACTTACAGCTACAATTGAAAAGAGCAATATTGAAACAAGTATAGTAAAAGAGATTGAAGTAGTTATTCCAAAAATCACTGGTTTAGACTTTGAAGTTACACCGGATAAAAAGAACCCAAGACTCTACAATTTCCGAGCAGTATCTAATACAGATTATGGTAACATAGAATATGATTGGGACTTTGGCGACGGTATGACTACAAGTGGTGATAATGTTCAGTATGGTTTTGAATATTTTGGTGATTATGAAGTATCATTAAAAGCTACTATTTCAGAATATGAAAAAGTATCAAGTGTAAGCAAACAATTTGTAAAAGTTGCAGCCCCTAGTATTACACGATTGGATATATATGCAGTTCAAGACGATTACAACCCATTTTTGTATCATTTTAAGCCAATAGCAGAATCAAGCTGGGGAACACTAGCATATGAATGGTCATTTGGTGATGGAAAATATGCTTATGATGAAGAAGTGCAGAATATTTATTCAAATTATGCCTCATATGCTGTAAAAGTTAAAGCTACAATAAAGGAAACTGGGACAGTAAAAGAATTAGTGAAAACAATTGAAGTAGAACAGCCAATATTTAAGCATTATGAGATAACCTATACAGTAGACCCTAATGACCCATTAAAAGTATATTTTACAATAGAAAATAAAGATGGTGAAAGTGAAGATATGAGCCAGCAGGATAGTTTTAGGTGGGAATTTAGTGACGGCAACACTGCATCAGGTTTAAGAGTAAATTACAGATATGAAAGCTATGGCGAAAAAACAGTATATGTAACACTACGAACAGCACAGCAGACACAGAAAACACTTACTAAAACATTTACATTAGAAACGCCAGCAATTAAAAATATTAAGCCAAGTGGTAAACCATCATATAAAGCAGGAAATATTGTTCAGTATAATGTAGTTGCTGATAGTGAATTTGAAGATGAAATAGAATATAAATGGGAATTTAATGATGGCACAATAAAAAGTGGAAGAATAGTTGAAAGGGATATGTCATACTGGGCTGATATAGAAGCAGGCACACCAGGACAGATAAAAGAAGAAGTATATGTTACTGCCAGCATACCAAGATTAAATGTGAAAGTTAGGGACTTATATGAAATTTATGTTATAAAACCTAGTATAAAAAATGTAGGAATAAACTGTGTAAATAATGGTTATGTCACGAATGAATTTATTTGCTCACCTAATGATAACGGCACATTTCCAACAATTGCTGGTGGCGGTGGTGGTAAAATAGAATACGAATGGGTATTTAACGGGCAGTCATACAATGGAGCAAATCAAAGATTTAAAGTAGATAGTTTGGCAGAATATCCATTAACTTTAATTGCTACAATTGAAAATACAAATATAACAAAACAGGATAGAATTTCATTGAAAACAGTAGGTAAAGAACCATACATCAGCTGTTATACACAACCAGTTGAAGACACTGCGGAAAATGCGTTATTAACAACCTGCACCCCTACATATGATACTAATTTTTATACTAATGTTAGAATAAAATGGGATTTTGGTGATGGTTCACAACCTTATAATACATTAGACAGAGAAAAACAAACACATAGATATAAGAAAGCTGGTGTTTATCCTGTTAAAATAACATTTCTTTCTACACAAAGTGGAAATGAAAAAATGTATGCTGAAACTGAAGCATTAGCTATGGTAAAACCAGTTGCAAGTGGTAGAATTTGGAAAAGCAGTTATCAAACAGGCGGAGCTAATAAATGCGGTAATATTTATTATTATTTTTATAGGGGTTATTTTGATAATAATTTTCATTTATTTAATCAAGATGATTTCACTATAACAAATGAATTTAATGCAAGTGGTAGTTGTGAATGTCAGGGCGTAAAAGGGACAAATAATGTATGGTATAGTAACGGAAAAGAAATACAAGGTGGTTGTTGGGGTAATTATAATAGTCAAACAATTAAGACTACTATATGCAAAAAAGGAACAACTAATATAGACTATGAATGTGTAAGTAATTTTGATAATTAA
- the vapD gene encoding VapD family protein: MRKKETKRAINFDLDTKELLKHFKNTHQAYSAIKVFMEDNGFEHRQYSGYVSREPISEFSAISVTEKLNQKFKWLKDCIQKYDVTEIGATYDLKYIFDDAKKQEKEINKNKGLER; the protein is encoded by the coding sequence ATGAGAAAAAAAGAAACAAAAAGAGCAATTAATTTTGATTTAGATACAAAAGAATTACTTAAACATTTTAAAAATACTCATCAAGCATATTCTGCAATAAAAGTATTTATGGAAGATAATGGATTTGAACACAGACAGTATTCTGGATATGTTTCAAGAGAACCTATATCAGAGTTCTCTGCAATAAGTGTAACCGAAAAATTAAATCAGAAATTTAAATGGTTGAAAGATTGTATTCAAAAATATGATGTTACTGAAATTGGTGCAACTTATGATTTAAAATATATTTTTGATGATGCGAAAAAACAGGAAAAGGAAATTAATAAAAACAAAGGACTTGAAAGATAA
- a CDS encoding transglycosylase SLT domain-containing protein, with product MNKIIIYIIILCLLNSSSIYAKDFPVNNEFTVKERIDCAVQASIKYNVPVDVLLAISSIENGNIDTISKNTNNTYDYGVMQINSDYIKDLNSKLNLNISYTDFLKRDCFSFQVAAYKLKEHIKFDKGDLLTRLAMYHSKTPKYNEIYKKKIVFHSKYWSDFLQKNNFKLYLYSEIQ from the coding sequence GTGAATAAAATAATAATTTATATAATAATATTATGCTTGTTAAATTCCAGCTCTATTTATGCAAAAGATTTTCCAGTAAATAATGAATTTACTGTTAAAGAGCGGATAGATTGTGCCGTGCAGGCAAGCATAAAATATAATGTCCCTGTTGATGTATTACTTGCAATATCATCTATTGAAAATGGCAATATAGATACAATAAGCAAAAACACAAACAATACTTATGATTATGGAGTTATGCAAATCAATTCGGATTATATAAAAGATTTAAATAGTAAATTAAATCTTAATATATCTTATACGGATTTTCTAAAAAGAGATTGTTTTTCATTTCAAGTAGCAGCTTATAAACTTAAAGAACATATTAAATTTGACAAAGGCGACCTGCTTACAAGACTTGCAATGTATCACTCAAAAACACCAAAATATAATGAAATTTATAAGAAAAAAATAGTTTTTCACTCTAAATACTGGAGTGATTTTTTACAAAAAAATAATTTTAAACTGTATCTATATTCAGAAATACAGTAA
- a CDS encoding zincin-like metallopeptidase domain-containing protein translates to MSKTNKYYELANKFADLIEKNEAPWQKSWSSNGFLPFNIKTGKEYNGMNMLNLIDIATDRGYEDARWLTFLQAAEQNAKVRAGEKGTPIMYLQTTETRKEIDKETGEEIVVTEKLEKPRAVWSVVFNAEQCEGLPAYEPKKIDFNPIEKAEEILNNSGAKIKHKAQDRAYYSPVTDTITLPLKEQFVNSEEYYRTALHELGHWTGHSSRNNRNMSGTFGTESYAKEELVAEITSFLVGTQCGLGHEPDKNNIAYLKSWAKAIRDEPSFLYNAVKEADKAAKLILGNELILENDKEKGFFKDLVINFAWSEMDFGIKEDTILRGEEAYKFLDKLVKSDIEQNKIQERKLSGEDIDGDYYYKTRFAFSYKEYDTGRIRIDIGDYEFGGKEKVSDALEYIKMVPNDELLDFKKEEDRYLEYLQQVNTNEQTMEKETPEINVDKNNSVTYINVPKAEKDEAKSLGAKWDRNNMCWFVPADVNISLFEKWEKVNEQDLASRKEQMQQNKIAYKQEKKYILAVPYDEKDQAKTLGAEWDKDGKFWYCKNEEKEKFFKWDIKNIDNKVQYDMPLNIEEEFLDRIKSAGVLENTVIADGQKHRIAVDGDKDKEQSGFYVLHADGVANGYFMNNRTGEEIKWNSKEYGISQEEKAEMKALYQAKKAEREQQDKILTEKAEKAIYAKFMNKEAVSEHTYLSNKMIEPTKNIYAGQDSTITIPLFNIDGRLKSAQYIDENGEKRFAKNTNKVGAFHIVDGNISDLKSAKSIIITEGYATAASINEAVKEPELKVIAAMSANNLEHTVKAITNKYPEMNIIIAADNDLTNKVGNIGLNAANAVCDKYKNVTVTVPKINGKEVAGDFNDIVSKYGLSRDEALKNIQKSLQPVLKLDKTQKQEKEKNQIVVKDNSKGRVRTTKEGKIITVETFHSL, encoded by the coding sequence ATGAGTAAAACAAACAAATACTATGAGCTGGCAAATAAATTTGCTGACCTGATAGAAAAAAATGAAGCCCCATGGCAAAAATCGTGGAGCAGTAATGGATTTTTACCATTTAATATAAAAACTGGTAAAGAATATAACGGAATGAATATGTTGAACTTAATAGATATTGCAACAGATAGAGGTTATGAAGATGCCAGATGGCTTACTTTTTTACAGGCTGCGGAACAGAATGCAAAAGTTAGAGCTGGTGAAAAAGGAACACCTATCATGTATCTACAGACTACTGAAACAAGAAAAGAAATAGATAAAGAAACAGGCGAAGAAATTGTGGTTACAGAGAAACTTGAAAAACCAAGAGCTGTATGGAGTGTGGTATTTAATGCGGAGCAGTGCGAAGGACTGCCAGCTTATGAGCCTAAAAAAATAGATTTTAACCCTATTGAAAAAGCTGAAGAAATTTTAAATAATTCTGGAGCTAAAATTAAGCATAAAGCACAAGACAGAGCCTATTACAGCCCTGTAACAGATACAATTACTCTTCCTTTAAAAGAGCAGTTTGTAAACAGTGAAGAATATTATAGAACTGCTTTACACGAACTTGGACACTGGACAGGTCATTCAAGCAGAAATAATCGTAATATGTCTGGCACATTTGGCACAGAAAGCTATGCAAAAGAAGAACTTGTCGCTGAAATTACTTCCTTTCTTGTAGGCACTCAATGCGGTTTAGGTCATGAGCCAGACAAGAATAATATTGCTTATTTAAAATCGTGGGCAAAAGCAATAAGAGATGAACCATCATTTTTATATAACGCAGTAAAAGAAGCTGATAAGGCAGCTAAACTTATTTTAGGAAATGAATTAATATTAGAAAATGACAAAGAAAAAGGCTTTTTCAAAGATTTAGTTATAAATTTTGCATGGTCTGAAATGGATTTTGGAATCAAAGAAGATACTATATTAAGAGGTGAAGAGGCTTATAAATTTTTAGACAAATTAGTAAAGTCAGATATTGAGCAAAATAAAATTCAAGAAAGGAAATTGAGTGGGGAAGATATTGATGGAGATTACTATTATAAAACTAGATTTGCATTCAGTTATAAAGAATATGATACAGGGAGAATTAGAATTGATATAGGCGATTATGAATTTGGAGGAAAAGAAAAAGTTTCTGATGCTTTAGAATATATCAAAATGGTACCTAATGATGAGTTGCTAGACTTTAAAAAAGAAGAAGATAGATATTTAGAGTATCTGCAACAAGTAAATACTAATGAGCAGACTATGGAAAAAGAAACACCAGAAATAAATGTAGATAAAAATAACTCTGTTACTTATATAAATGTCCCAAAAGCTGAAAAAGATGAAGCTAAATCACTTGGTGCAAAATGGGATAGAAATAATATGTGTTGGTTTGTGCCTGCTGATGTAAATATCTCTTTATTTGAAAAATGGGAAAAAGTTAATGAACAAGATTTAGCTTCTAGAAAAGAGCAAATGCAGCAAAATAAAATAGCATATAAGCAGGAAAAAAAATATATCCTTGCTGTGCCGTATGATGAAAAAGACCAGGCAAAAACTCTTGGTGCTGAATGGGATAAAGATGGCAAATTTTGGTATTGCAAGAATGAAGAAAAAGAAAAATTTTTTAAATGGGATATAAAAAATATTGATAATAAAGTTCAGTATGATATGCCTTTAAATATTGAAGAAGAATTTTTAGACCGCATAAAATCTGCTGGTGTATTAGAAAATACTGTTATTGCAGATGGTCAAAAGCATAGAATAGCAGTTGACGGTGATAAAGATAAAGAACAGTCAGGTTTTTATGTGCTTCACGCTGATGGTGTAGCAAATGGTTATTTTATGAATAACCGCACGGGAGAAGAAATCAAATGGAATTCAAAAGAGTATGGTATCTCGCAGGAAGAAAAGGCAGAAATGAAAGCATTGTATCAGGCTAAAAAAGCAGAAAGAGAGCAGCAGGATAAAATATTAACTGAAAAGGCAGAAAAAGCAATATATGCTAAATTTATGAATAAAGAAGCTGTATCAGAACATACTTATTTATCTAATAAAATGATAGAGCCAACAAAAAATATATATGCTGGTCAGGATAGCACTATCACGATTCCACTTTTTAATATAGATGGCAGATTAAAATCAGCACAATATATTGATGAGAATGGCGAAAAAAGATTTGCTAAAAATACAAATAAAGTTGGTGCATTTCATATTGTAGATGGTAATATATCTGATTTAAAATCTGCTAAATCAATCATTATTACAGAGGGTTATGCTACTGCTGCAAGTATTAATGAAGCAGTGAAAGAACCAGAATTAAAAGTTATAGCTGCAATGAGTGCAAATAATCTTGAACATACTGTCAAAGCAATTACTAATAAATATCCAGAAATGAATATAATAATTGCAGCTGATAATGATTTAACTAATAAAGTTGGTAATATTGGTTTAAATGCTGCTAATGCTGTATGTGATAAATACAAAAATGTTACTGTAACAGTTCCAAAAATCAATGGTAAAGAAGTTGCTGGTGATTTTAATGATATTGTTTCTAAATATGGGCTGTCTCGTGATGAAGCATTAAAAAATATTCAGAAATCTTTGCAGCCTGTTTTGAAGCTGGATAAAACACAAAAGCAGGAAAAGGAAAAAAACCAGATAGTTGTAAAAGATAATTCAAAAGGCAGAGTAAGAACTACAAAAGAAGGAAAAATTATTACAGTAGAGACTTTTCATTCCTTATAA
- a CDS encoding type IV secretion system protein has protein sequence MKKYLYIFIPLLLFFILSSDVFAKDINEIQFKFDYIEDVKQQIAEHSEKWMAHIKKVALNLFYILAGISFISKFILDVMSKGEIDAKESISFIVKFIITTGFFYYLLDNGVALAQSITTGFTQLATDAAGGRPKYNKLIALGFDLLKAGEHISWHDWEIKFIHFVMSVLTLVFLMIMSANLVIEEIAAAIMIYAGFFVLALGGMDYTRESAVNFFKAVLGISLKILTIILIMTITVGIIDSVTKNFNLNSGKAVLGDLIIYYDLVAFLTVFFLTLLSLKIPDAVSNLVSSAWGNMSGLTLMGGVALATNIAQKTANAVNSTFRGAKNAHAGYKDYKKNKEIGQKKKEAESRGEDTSLNPMFNKQKNASGGAYYGGKAVAAGADAFGSVSKKLSNVFGNSKEMSDTVPNNNQDQSGNSNAANDDTPKTNDKPNNDKSS, from the coding sequence ATGAAAAAATATCTATATATTTTCATACCTTTATTATTATTTTTTATTTTGTCTAGTGATGTATTTGCAAAAGATATTAATGAAATACAATTTAAATTTGATTACATAGAAGATGTTAAACAACAAATAGCAGAACATTCAGAAAAATGGATGGCACATATAAAAAAGGTTGCATTAAATCTTTTTTATATTCTAGCTGGGATAAGTTTTATATCAAAATTCATTTTAGATGTAATGAGTAAAGGTGAAATAGATGCAAAAGAAAGTATTTCATTTATAGTAAAATTTATTATTACAACTGGATTTTTTTATTATCTGCTTGATAACGGTGTAGCATTAGCTCAATCAATCACAACAGGCTTTACACAACTGGCAACTGATGCCGCTGGTGGAAGACCAAAATATAATAAACTTATAGCACTTGGTTTTGATTTATTAAAAGCTGGGGAACATATAAGCTGGCATGACTGGGAAATTAAATTTATCCATTTTGTAATGTCTGTTTTAACTCTTGTATTTTTAATGATTATGTCAGCTAATCTTGTAATAGAAGAAATAGCAGCTGCTATAATGATATATGCAGGGTTCTTTGTGCTGGCTCTTGGTGGTATGGACTATACAAGAGAAAGTGCTGTAAATTTTTTTAAAGCTGTTCTTGGAATATCATTAAAAATATTAACCATTATTCTTATTATGACAATAACAGTTGGAATTATAGATTCTGTTACAAAAAATTTCAATCTAAATAGTGGTAAAGCTGTATTAGGTGATTTAATTATATATTATGATTTAGTAGCCTTTTTAACAGTATTTTTTCTAACATTATTATCTTTAAAAATTCCTGATGCTGTATCAAACCTTGTATCATCTGCATGGGGCAATATGTCTGGTTTAACATTAATGGGTGGTGTAGCACTTGCCACTAATATTGCACAAAAAACAGCTAATGCCGTCAATTCTACATTCAGAGGGGCAAAAAATGCTCATGCTGGATACAAAGACTATAAGAAAAATAAAGAGATAGGACAAAAGAAAAAAGAAGCAGAATCAAGAGGAGAAGATACTTCATTAAATCCTATGTTCAATAAGCAAAAAAATGCAAGTGGTGGAGCTTATTATGGTGGCAAAGCAGTTGCTGCTGGTGCTGATGCGTTTGGAAGTGTATCAAAAAAATTAAGTAATGTATTTGGTAATTCAAAAGAAATGTCTGACACTGTGCCTAATAATAATCAAGACCAAAGCGGAAACAGTAATGCAGCAAATGATGATACACCAAAAACAAATGATAAACCTAATAACGATAAATCTAGTTAA